A portion of the Cololabis saira isolate AMF1-May2022 chromosome 17, fColSai1.1, whole genome shotgun sequence genome contains these proteins:
- the LOC133464065 gene encoding oocyte zinc finger protein XlCOF6-like has product MLVQRRLAELLRGFAVTSSAQICARVRLREDNHLLQEELMVMMTSLCKPLMKELMTLVLQGAGPEGQGAEPEGEAEEGEEPEQQQKDVVPDEPHQDSAPPAADAQVEVTRPSGASCDDQSQATGSGRGFSSLLAHQRLHSNARSSSCPVSDRGSSGHRVQVRRVATHRCRHCGRGFGGHTHLRAHQAAGRRPLTCSSCGARLTAACGLRKHRQACPASTGARGEENISEHRKVQRQKEPGCFTCSTCGKAFTARRSVQVHQLTVHGGRRPFTCSICRKSFSQQGGLRAHRRTHGGGEERPPLHTCDQCGRSFSSSSSLQVHGRVHSGEKAFSCDTCGRSFNVASNLRRHQLIHTGRRPFSCSTCGRSFTQAAHLKVHAVVHTGEWSFICKACGKGFRQRSALLVHERRHASIRPFICSECQKSFSSSTSLRRHERLHREHKRHACPECGKSFSSAATLRKHQETHAGGGAAFCCDVCGRRYSSLSYLRTHRRRHSEGAPFACGLCGKGFSTQAGARLHQRTHSGEKPFVCEVCGRSFSVAQNLVRHKRVHSGEKPFGCDVCGRKFSQSSNLKAHQLVHTGEKPFGCDACSRTFSSGRSLRDHRCGGGAKGAGPPL; this is encoded by the exons gaggagctgatggtgatgatgacgaGTCTCTGCAAACCTCTGATGAAGGAGCTGATGACGCTAGTgctgcagggggcggggccagagggacAGGGGGCGGAGCCTGAGGGGGAGgccgaggagggggaggagccagAACAGCAGCAGAAAG acgtcgtcccggacgagccccaccAGGACTCCGCCCCCCCTGCAGCCGACGCCCAGGTGGAGGTGACCCGTCCGTCAGGAGCTTCCTGTGACGACCAATCACAGGCCACAGgaagtgggcggggcttcagcTCCCTGCTGGCTCACCAGCGTCTCCATAGCAACGCCCGGTCGTCCTCGTGTCCCGTATCCGACCGAGGATCCAGCGGCCACCGCGTTCAGGTCCGCCGCGTCGCCACGCATCGCTGCCGCCACTGTGGGCGGGGCTTCGGCGGCCACACCCACCTGCGGGCGCACCAGGCGGCCGGGCGACGCCCCCTCACCTGTTCCTCCTGCGGGGCGAGGCTAACGGCGGCCTGCGGCCTCAGGAAGCACCGGCAGGCGTGTCCCGCCTCCACCGGGGCCCGCGGGGAGGAGAACATCTCTGAACACCGTAAG GTGCAGCGACAGAAAGAGCCCGgctgcttcacctgctccacctGCGGTAAAGCCTTCACCGCCAGGCGCAGCGTGCAGGTGCACCAGCTGACGGTGCACGGCGGGCGACGCCCATTCACCTGCTCCATCTGCCGGAAGTCGTTCAGCCAGCAGGGCGGCCTGCGGGCGCACCGGCGGACGCACGGCGGCGGCGAGGAGCGGCCGCCGCTGCACACCTGCGATCAGTGCGGACGCTccttctccagcagcagcagcctgcaG GTGCACGGGCGCGTCCACAGCGGCGAGAAGGCGTTCAGCTGCGACACCTGCGGCCGCAGCTTCAACGTGGCGTCCAACCTGCGGCGCCACCAGCTCATCCACACGGGCCGCCgcccgttcagctgcagcaccTGCGGACGCAGCTTCACCCAGGCCGCGCACCTGAAG GTGCACGCCGTCGTGCACACCGGCGAGTGGTCCTTCATCTGCAAGGCGTGCGGGAAGGGCTTCCGCCAGCGCAGCGCGCTGCTGGTGCACGAGCGCCGGCACGCCAGCATCCGCCCGTTCATCTGCAGCGAGTGCCAGAAGAGTTTCTCCTCGTCCACGTCGCTGCGGCGCCACGAGCGCCTGCACCGCGAGCACAAGCGCCACGCCTGCCCCGAGTGCGGCAAGAGCTTCAGCTCGGCCGCCACGCTGCGCAAGCACCAGGAGACGCACGCCGGCGGCGGCGCCGCCTTCTGCTGCGACGTGTGCGGCCGGCGCTACAGCTCGCTGAGCTACCTGCGGACGCACCGCCGCCGCCACTCGGAGGGGGCGCCGTTCGCCTGCGGGCTCTGCGGGAAGGGCTTCTCCACGCAGGCCGGCGCGCGGCTGCACCAGCGCACGCACAGCGGGGAGAAGCCCTTCGTGTGCGAGGTGTGTGGGCGGAGCTTCAGCGTGGCGCAGAACCTGGTCCGGCACAAGCGCGTCCACAGCGGGGAGAAGCCGTTCGGCTGCGACGTCTGCGGGAGGAAGTTCAGCCAGAGCAGCAACCTGAAGGCTCATCAGCTGGTCCACACCGGGGAGAAGCCCTTCGGCTGTGACGCCTGCAGCCGCACTTTCAGCTCCGGGAGGAGCCTGAGGGACCACCGGTGTGGGGGCGGAGccaagggggcggggcctccgctgtga